The sequence below is a genomic window from Sediminispirochaeta bajacaliforniensis DSM 16054.
TCCTTTGAAAAGGCCGCTGAGGACATCTCTCGGGTAGATGACGTCCTCCTTGCTCTTCCCATGGTCGAAGGGGTGGGCATTGTCTATTCTCCCGACGGCAGGAGTGGCGTATCTGTACGGGGACTTCCCCCGGACTGGCTTGAAAAGGATCGGCGGGCGGCATCATTTCTCAGCTGGAGCGAAGGAGCGTATCGGCTTAACGACAAAAACGACCTCTTGATAAGTAAGGAGGCCGCCAGGACCCTGAACGTCGTTGTCGGTGATGAGGTTACCCTTCTTACCGCCTACAAGATTGGTGGGTTGAAAACCGTTATGAAGCCGAGTCATTTTGTGGTTCGTGGGATTTTTTCCACGGGCTACTATGAATTGGATGCCCTTTCCATCTATATCCCGTATAAACGGGCCCTCTCCCTCTTTCCCGATTCCTGGAGTTCTACCATAGGGGTAAAAATTCATGACCCTTTCGGGGAGTATCAGGATGTAAAACAACGTATTTCCCAAAAACTGCCGGAAAATTGGAGGGTGTACAGCTGGTATGAACTCCAGCGTCCCATGTTTGAAAGCTTCAAAACGACAAGGACTTTACTTGTATTTATCATGATATTGATCGTTATGGTTGCATCGGTAAGTATTACCGCGGCAGTCGTCATGATGATGATGGAACATGAACCGGAAATCGCAATGCTAAAGAGTACCGGGGTCTCTTCTCGCTCGATTGAGCAGATGTTCCTTGGACTTGGCATGGGTATCGGGATCGTCGGTACGATCATCGGTATTGCTGGA
It includes:
- a CDS encoding ABC transporter permease, whose amino-acid sequence is MNLPSTVFVAWRLLNGPHGSKNRRRHVVGAIIGVAFSLIPLIVVQQVSSGMIEGISRRFLEIGSFHLQVKRLQDGEPSFEKAAEDISRVDDVLLALPMVEGVGIVYSPDGRSGVSVRGLPPDWLEKDRRAASFLSWSEGAYRLNDKNDLLISKEAARTLNVVVGDEVTLLTAYKIGGLKTVMKPSHFVVRGIFSTGYYELDALSIYIPYKRALSLFPDSWSSTIGVKIHDPFGEYQDVKQRISQKLPENWRVYSWYELQRPMFESFKTTRTLLVFIMILIVMVASVSITAAVVMMMMEHEPEIAMLKSTGVSSRSIEQMFLGLGMGIGIVGTIIGIAGGLLISININTIISGIETGLGFFRELLLHPLALLNGEKAASLVLFNPDYYLETIPIDIHIGEVLYAAIFALSFATIGSWLPARKAARLKPLDIFRKH